CACTCATCTCCACCGGATGCCCGAAGCCTTTTGTCAGCGACAGGACAGTTCCCGATATTGGTATAGATGACGCTGTCAGGCTTACCAAATTCCATTACGTACTGCCCGGTATCATCCCGGTGCAATCTGGTAAAAAAGCAACGACGAAACTTGGACCAGGATTTCAACTTGCTGGCAAATTCCGCAAATTGCCAGACTGCTTTATTTTTAGTGATTTTGCCCAAAGTGTCAATGGGTAAAGCCTTTACATATTCAGTAACATCATTGTACAATTTTCCTGTTGTAATGTAATGTATATTAAGCTCTTGCTCGAATATCTCGTACGCTTTCTGATCCGCAAACCCACTATCGGCGCACACCACAATAGGGACTTCTTTGGAGTATCTCTTGCGTATCAGATTTACTATAGAGCGTACCCTGTCGGTGTAATCTGATCCATGATTGGAATGAGCACTTCCTTTTCTAAAGGTCACGTCTATCAGAAACGAGCCCCAGCATATATGAAGTGGCTGAAACCCTTTCTTACGCTTGTAAGTGACCTCGCAACCTTCGCGTTTCGCAGCATCGTCATTATCCAAAACCATGGTGTCAATGCCCAGTTCTATAACTTTGGGTTTGGATATGTGAAGCCTCCAGATAAACAGTTCATTAAGTATCTTATTGAATACCGAGTTTGAAATAACGGACAGCTTCCCAAAAAAACGTTTGACCTGGTGAGAAGAGGCCAATTGGTCGGTCTTGCATTCAAGCAAACATGCATATCCTTCATCCTTTTTACTTTGATCAAAACTGCTTATGGCCATATTTGTGCCATCTATAAAAAATGCAACAATCTGTTTTACAAACTGTTGAAGCTGCAAGCCTTTGCTGTTTCCAGTAAGCAGAGAAGAAACATTACGCGATATTAGCCCATATAAGCCAATTTGCTCAGTGTAGCGAAGAAATAAAGGGAGCCCTCCACGACCAGAAATTTTATTGGTTGTAATGCCGATTTTTGTTATCTTCGTACTCATAAAAGATAGTCTTGTGCACCTAAATGGTGAAGTGTTGTTTTTTTATTTTAATACCTCTAAAATACACATTATCAAGGTTATAAGCAAGCTATCTTTTATTTTTTTTTGTATAAATCGCTCAATATAGGTATAAGGGAGAAATAGACATGTATTTTGTGAGGGGAATTGTTCCGGAGTTGTCTGTAGACGGTGATATGAGAACCCCTAATTCTCGTTTCCGTTTCAAGATGCAGCATATTAGGTTTAGTGACCTTGAGGAGGCGGTACTTGACAGGTTTGAGAAAGAACTCCCCAAGCAGATATATTATCACAATTTCAAGCATACGATAGATGTAGTAACACAGACTGAGATAATTGCCCGGGGCGAAGGAGTAGGTGAGGAAGATCAACTTTTGTTGAAGACAGCTGCGTTATTGCATGATATCGGTTTTATCCTGTCTTACGAGGATCATGAGACTCATTCAATAGAACTAGCACGTGAAATACTGCCTCATTTTGATTATTCAGATGAGCAGATAGAGAAAATAGCAGAACTTATTGGAGTGACCCGTCCTAATGCAAAACCGGTTAATAAGCTTCAGGAGATATTAAAGGATGCAGATCTTGATTACCTCGGACGATCAGATTTTATTCAGCTGTCTGACAGTTTGTATCGCGAGTTGATAGAGCAGAAAGGGGAGATGAGTGAACTGGACTGGAACAAGAAGCAATGTGATTTTTTGAAAACACACATTTACTATCACTGTTGTCCGATAAAAACTTTTTAGAAAAAGTACGCGGGCAAATTTGAGTTTTGCCCGTCGTACTAATAATTGTAGCTTTGTATTCATCACAAAACAAGTCTACAATGAACAAAAGTACTTATTTTTTTGGACAATCGGTATTCGGACAGCTCATATCTATGGTAGATACAAGGATTATCGCCCGAAACAGCAAACGGTACAAGGCCGATCATTACGTGAAACGTTTCACGGCTAAGGATCACCTTATAAGCATGTTGTTTTGCGTCTTCGCCAAATGCTCCTCCCTGCGCGAGGTGGCGGGTGCAATGCTCGGTCTTTCAGGCAAGACCAGGCATTTCCAGCTCGGCCACATACCCTACCGGAGCACCTTGTCGGACGCCAACAAGCGCAGGAGCGTTGATTTCTTCTCGGGCGTGTACCACGACCTGCTTCGCGAGTACCAACACGTGATCTCGGACACCCGCTTTAAAGATGTGTTGAACAAGCAGGTCGAGATCTTCGACAGCACGGTTATCAGTTTGTTCCAGGACATCTTGAAGTGCGTCGGCAGAACACCCTCGAACGGTAAACGCAAAGGGGGGATCAAGGTGCACACCGTTATCAATGTCGACGAGCCCGTTCCCAAGATGATATGGTTCTCATCCGCTGCCACGAACGATCACCTGCTGTTGAGGAAACTGGAACCGGATGACAACACTATTTACGTCTTCGACAAGGGATACAACGATTATAAAGCCTTCAAGCTGTTTTGTGAAAAGGGAGCCGGATTCGTTACCCGCATCAAGGAGAACGCCGTTTACAAGGTGGAGCAAGAACTTTACATCGATGAATGCATCCACAGCGGCGTGCTGGAAGACACTATCATCGAGGTGACCGTGAAGGAAGATGATGGCGGGAGCAAGCTGAAGTTGCGCAAGGTGGTGTTCTACGACAGGGTGTTGAAAAGGAAGTTCGAGTTCCTCACCAACCTGTTCGAGATGCGGCCCGACATGATAGCGGCCTTGTATAAAACAAGATGGCAAATAGAGCTGTTATTCAAGCAGTTAAAATCAAACTTCCCCCTGAAGTACTTCCTCGGGGATAACGAGAACGCGATAAAAATACAGGTATATTGCGCTTTGATCGTGAACCTCTTGCTCACGGTTATACAGAAGCGGTTGAAACGGCCTTGGGCATTCTCCAACCTGGTGTCATTTTGCAGGATACACCTGTTTAATTACCTGCACTTGATAAAATTTTTAGAAAACCCGGAACGAGATTGGCAACGAGATGACCAGGATTTAGAGATGCTTACCCTTTTCAGGGGGGCTTACTTTTGAAAATAGAAAAATTATAAAAAGAAACGACTGATAATAAGCCGGTTAAAAGTAACGAAGAATCAAAATCGGTTTTTATCGGACGGCAATGATTTACTATACTGAAACTGCACGGAAAATGCGTCAGACCAACAAGGAGAAGCAGCTTGAGAAGTTAAAGCTGTTGTCAGGAGATGCATCCGAAAAGTGATGAGGAATTTTTGATATATTTTATTACATTTGTTGAGATAAGCCTGAAACGAGATTGCCCCAAACCTACTTGTAAGGCTCCAAGCCTAAGTCTGAAGCATTAAATTGATTATTTACAAATCTTTAATTCGGAATACGATGAAGAACCTGGAAATTGAAAGCAAACTTCCAAACATGATTGGTCCGGGAACCAAAATTGTAGGTAATATTGAAACAAACGGGGACATTAGAATTGACGGAAATATTGAAGGCAATATAATCTCCAAAGGGAAGGTTGTAATTGGTAACAATGGTGTTGTAAAAGGAGAGATTGTTTGCAGCAACGCAGAGGTTTCCGGCAGCGTAAACGGAAAGATGAATGTGAGTGAGCTACTTTCGCTCAAGGTCACTTCCAAAGTAAATGGCGACATCAAGTCAGGTAAGCTTTCTATTGAACCTGGAGCCTTGTTCAGCGGAACATGTAGCATGGGGCATAACTCTTTATCACATACCCAGGGAGCAGGTGATGCAAAGAAATAAGTGTCCTAGGACACCAGATGTAATGAAAGCCGGGTTAAACCGGCTTTTTTACGGGCTTGTGTTTTTGTATTTATTTGAATATCTTTTATTTGCAAGTGCGGATCAAAAACAGACGGGTCGGTACGTATAGGTGTCAGTTGGGAGACGAAAATCAACGTATGCAAATATTTTAATCTATAAACAA
The genomic region above belongs to Xiashengella succiniciproducens and contains:
- a CDS encoding HD domain-containing protein, giving the protein MRGIVPELSVDGDMRTPNSRFRFKMQHIRFSDLEEAVLDRFEKELPKQIYYHNFKHTIDVVTQTEIIARGEGVGEEDQLLLKTAALLHDIGFILSYEDHETHSIELAREILPHFDYSDEQIEKIAELIGVTRPNAKPVNKLQEILKDADLDYLGRSDFIQLSDSLYRELIEQKGEMSELDWNKKQCDFLKTHIYYHCCPIKTF
- a CDS encoding IS4 family transposase, whose amino-acid sequence is MNKSTYFFGQSVFGQLISMVDTRIIARNSKRYKADHYVKRFTAKDHLISMLFCVFAKCSSLREVAGAMLGLSGKTRHFQLGHIPYRSTLSDANKRRSVDFFSGVYHDLLREYQHVISDTRFKDVLNKQVEIFDSTVISLFQDILKCVGRTPSNGKRKGGIKVHTVINVDEPVPKMIWFSSAATNDHLLLRKLEPDDNTIYVFDKGYNDYKAFKLFCEKGAGFVTRIKENAVYKVEQELYIDECIHSGVLEDTIIEVTVKEDDGGSKLKLRKVVFYDRVLKRKFEFLTNLFEMRPDMIAALYKTRWQIELLFKQLKSNFPLKYFLGDNENAIKIQVYCALIVNLLLTVIQKRLKRPWAFSNLVSFCRIHLFNYLHLIKFLENPERDWQRDDQDLEMLTLFRGAYF
- a CDS encoding IS1380 family transposase, giving the protein MSTKITKIGITTNKISGRGGLPLFLRYTEQIGLYGLISRNVSSLLTGNSKGLQLQQFVKQIVAFFIDGTNMAISSFDQSKKDEGYACLLECKTDQLASSHQVKRFFGKLSVISNSVFNKILNELFIWRLHISKPKVIELGIDTMVLDNDDAAKREGCEVTYKRKKGFQPLHICWGSFLIDVTFRKGSAHSNHGSDYTDRVRSIVNLIRKRYSKEVPIVVCADSGFADQKAYEIFEQELNIHYITTGKLYNDVTEYVKALPIDTLGKITKNKAVWQFAEFASKLKSWSKFRRCFFTRLHRDDTGQYVMEFGKPDSVIYTNIGNCPVADKRLRASGGDEWFKADTIIRKSHQRGADELIHRSIKELATREQLPFKSFGMNRAYYFMLVVTHFIFEAYKQDVTAEVIPVTVYPNTFRRKLIDFAVKITSRARSIVLNVTRVIYETINIEELWERCQSPPKIQFA
- a CDS encoding bactofilin family protein, with product MKNLEIESKLPNMIGPGTKIVGNIETNGDIRIDGNIEGNIISKGKVVIGNNGVVKGEIVCSNAEVSGSVNGKMNVSELLSLKVTSKVNGDIKSGKLSIEPGALFSGTCSMGHNSLSHTQGAGDAKK